One stretch of Cyanobium sp. Tous-M-B4 DNA includes these proteins:
- a CDS encoding DUF6880 family protein: MAAKRTLNAKNLEGLGAAVLAELLIEVSAGSAVMQRRLRLALAAAEGAGGAAQEVRKRLAALARATTFVDSRKRKALVVELEAQHQAIAGPVAAVDPPLALELLLRFLELADGVLDRCSDSTGIVIGLFQRAVVDVGPLASAAAVPAEALAEQLLELVFENGHGQFDDLIPAVADALGDPGLRLLEQGCRERGACDGHPALLQIAECLGDVDGYVAQFDAKQLAWPPTAADVASHLLQAGRIQQALAVLDGAARAAAAWHSPEWDDTRIVVLEALGRNDEAQQLRWACFAKTLSASHLRQHLKRLAAFEDVEAEERAFAVAEDHPMRLLALDFLVRWPAVARAGRLVLAHGPDDWDGEAFAILAPAAERLSAEQPLAATVLLRSMLVFALSTGRTKRYRHAAEHLVSCELLAARIDDWQGVERHESFVGRIREVFGGRWSFWSLVER, translated from the coding sequence ATGGCTGCCAAGCGCACCCTCAATGCCAAAAACCTCGAAGGGCTAGGCGCGGCCGTCCTCGCCGAATTGCTGATTGAGGTGAGTGCTGGCAGTGCGGTGATGCAGCGCCGTTTGCGGCTGGCGCTAGCTGCTGCTGAGGGTGCCGGCGGAGCGGCCCAGGAGGTGCGCAAGCGCTTGGCAGCCCTGGCCCGTGCCACCACCTTTGTTGATTCGCGCAAGCGCAAAGCTTTGGTGGTTGAGCTGGAGGCCCAGCACCAGGCCATCGCTGGACCGGTGGCTGCAGTGGATCCGCCGCTGGCTCTGGAGTTGCTGCTGCGTTTTCTCGAGCTGGCAGATGGTGTGCTGGATCGCTGCTCCGACAGCACGGGCATCGTGATTGGCCTGTTCCAGAGGGCCGTGGTTGACGTCGGGCCGCTGGCCAGCGCGGCCGCCGTGCCCGCCGAAGCGCTGGCTGAGCAGCTGCTGGAGCTGGTGTTTGAAAACGGCCACGGCCAATTTGACGACTTGATCCCGGCGGTGGCCGATGCCCTTGGCGATCCGGGCCTGCGACTTCTCGAGCAAGGCTGCCGCGAGCGGGGTGCCTGCGATGGTCACCCAGCCCTGCTGCAGATCGCTGAATGCCTGGGTGATGTGGATGGCTATGTGGCCCAGTTTGATGCCAAGCAATTGGCCTGGCCCCCCACCGCCGCGGATGTGGCAAGTCATTTGCTGCAGGCGGGCCGCATCCAGCAGGCCCTGGCGGTGCTGGATGGCGCGGCCAGGGCTGCGGCTGCCTGGCATTCCCCTGAGTGGGACGACACCCGCATCGTCGTGCTTGAGGCCCTGGGCCGCAACGACGAGGCTCAGCAGTTGCGTTGGGCTTGTTTTGCCAAAACCCTCTCGGCTAGCCATTTGCGCCAACACCTCAAACGGCTTGCTGCCTTCGAGGACGTAGAGGCGGAGGAGCGGGCCTTTGCGGTGGCTGAGGACCATCCCATGCGGCTGCTGGCCCTCGATTTCCTCGTGCGCTGGCCCGCAGTGGCGCGGGCTGGGCGCCTAGTGCTCGCCCATGGGCCCGACGACTGGGATGGTGAGGCCTTCGCAATCCTTGCCCCAGCGGCTGAGCGGCTCAGCGCTGAGCAGCCGCTGGCCGCCACGGTGCTGCTGCGCTCGATGTTGGTTTTTGCCCTGTCGACGGGCCGCACCAAGCGCTACCGGCACGCTGCCGAGCACTTGGTCAGCTGTGAGCTGCTGGCCGCGCGCATCGACGACTGGCAGGGCGTGGAGCGCCACGAGAGCTTCGTGGGTCGCATTCGGGAGGTCTTTGGCGGCCGCTGGAGCTTCTGGTCTCTTGTGGAGCGCTGA
- a CDS encoding Fic family protein yields the protein MRREATGHYEFSATAGETVRAFVPDPLPPEPPVLLVGPLQALHERALLACGRLDGVSTLLPDPELFLYAYVRREALLSSQIEGTQSSLSDLLLFELQEAPGVPFDDVVEVSSYVAGLEHGLARLAEGFPLSCRLLREIHGRLLSRGRGADRLPGEFRRSQNWIGGTRPGNARFVPPPPGLVDDCMGLLEQFIHGGHHGEHSLPVLVRAALVHVQFETIHPFLDGNGRLGRLLIVLMLIEAGVLQQPLLYLSLFFKQHRSRYYELLDGVRQQGDWEAWLGFFLEGVESTASAAVATAQRLLALFHTDEARLGELGRFGPSVRLVYAALRRRPLTSTKQLKELSGLSFPTAGKAIEALVDLGIAREITGGRRNRLFAYDAYLAILSEGTEPL from the coding sequence GTGCGGCGCGAGGCCACCGGCCACTACGAGTTCAGCGCCACCGCTGGGGAAACGGTGAGGGCTTTTGTGCCCGACCCGCTGCCGCCAGAGCCCCCGGTGTTGCTGGTGGGGCCACTGCAGGCGCTGCATGAGCGGGCGCTGCTGGCCTGCGGCCGCCTTGACGGCGTTTCCACCCTGCTGCCTGATCCAGAGCTGTTCCTCTACGCCTACGTGCGCCGCGAGGCCCTGCTCTCCTCCCAGATAGAGGGCACCCAGTCGTCGCTTTCTGATCTGCTGCTGTTCGAGCTGCAGGAAGCACCCGGCGTTCCCTTTGACGATGTGGTGGAGGTCTCCAGCTATGTGGCCGGGCTGGAGCATGGCCTGGCCAGGCTGGCGGAGGGGTTCCCGCTCTCCTGTCGCCTGCTGCGTGAGATCCACGGCCGGCTGCTGAGTCGCGGTCGCGGCGCCGATCGCCTGCCGGGGGAGTTCCGGCGCAGCCAGAACTGGATCGGCGGCACCCGCCCAGGCAATGCCCGCTTCGTGCCGCCCCCGCCGGGGCTAGTAGATGACTGCATGGGGCTGCTGGAGCAGTTCATCCATGGCGGCCACCACGGTGAGCACTCTCTGCCGGTGCTGGTACGCGCCGCCCTGGTCCATGTGCAGTTCGAGACTATCCACCCATTTCTCGATGGCAACGGCCGCCTGGGCCGGCTGCTGATTGTGCTGATGCTGATTGAGGCTGGCGTGCTCCAGCAGCCGCTGCTCTACTTGAGCCTGTTCTTCAAGCAGCACCGCAGCCGCTACTACGAGCTGCTCGACGGCGTGCGCCAGCAGGGCGACTGGGAGGCCTGGCTCGGGTTTTTCCTTGAGGGGGTGGAGAGCACGGCCTCAGCCGCGGTGGCTACGGCTCAGCGGCTGCTGGCGCTGTTCCATACGGATGAAGCGCGGCTGGGAGAATTGGGCCGCTTTGGCCCCAGTGTGCGCTTGGTCTACGCGGCACTGAGGCGGCGGCCGCTCACCAGCACCAAGCAGCTCAAGGAGCTGAGTGGGCTTAGCTTCCCCACCGCCGGCAAGGCGATCGAGGCCCTAGTGGATCTCGGCATCGCTAGGGAGATCACGGGCGGACGGCGCAATCGTCTGTTCGCCTACGACGCCTACCTGGCGATCCTCAGCGAGGGAACTGAGCCGCTCTGA
- a CDS encoding type II toxin-antitoxin system RelE/ParE family toxin encodes MRELRIQSHGDPLRVFYAFDPSRSAILLIGGNKTGKDKRFYKTMIPKADALYDEHLINLQSQPKP; translated from the coding sequence ATGCGCGAGCTGCGCATCCAGTCCCATGGTGACCCTTTGCGTGTCTTCTATGCCTTTGATCCCAGCCGCAGCGCCATCCTGCTGATCGGCGGCAACAAGACCGGCAAGGACAAGCGGTTCTACAAAACGATGATCCCCAAGGCGGACGCGCTCTACGACGAACACCTCATCAATCTGCAATCCCAACCCAAGCCATGA
- a CDS encoding XRE family transcriptional regulator, which produces MTRSFSELTKDLSPERRERIEQRKEQLRQEMTLAELRRAFSLTQDTLAKNLNVKQAEISKIENRADMLMSTLRNFVQAMGGDLEVRAVFPDRSIEISAFSSLANKPGKSRAGKKKQQMVEA; this is translated from the coding sequence ATGACGCGTTCTTTCTCTGAACTCACCAAAGACCTCAGCCCTGAGCGGCGTGAGCGCATTGAGCAGCGCAAGGAGCAGCTGCGGCAGGAAATGACCCTGGCGGAACTGCGCAGGGCCTTTTCACTCACCCAGGACACCCTGGCCAAAAACCTCAACGTCAAGCAGGCCGAGATCTCCAAAATCGAGAATCGGGCCGACATGCTGATGAGCACGTTGCGCAACTTCGTCCAGGCCATGGGTGGTGACCTGGAGGTGAGGGCTGTCTTCCCCGACCGCTCCATTGAGATCAGCGCCTTTTCTTCTCTGGCCAACAAGCCCGGCAAGTCGCGCGCTGGCAAAAAGAAACAGCAAATGGTTGAGGCGTAG